A part of Chloroflexota bacterium genomic DNA contains:
- a CDS encoding alpha/beta fold hydrolase, whose protein sequence is MIWDYENLLARRLILWAILCGLMGAGLLIFGEPLWQGIGLSALSWGVIDALVASTILEKVQNHLGQHSTFQLEDAEAVRLRKILWRSNALDVLYAAAGTALLFILDPGLPFWHGFGWGVILQGVFLFAFDLYHALHVPDPLQMPALPWFTDPRHAPFTLEGGQAAAILVHGFPGTALEIRQIGEMLYQAGWTVRGVRLPGFGPELVELINHNNRDWVAFVKTQVSELRASGHSPILLVGYSFGGGLALQVAAETPVDGLALLAPFTWQEPRTMTPILNTARALLPVAIDPFKFVPITHPMMMEELFQYLPEIDPHNPDQQAELRLIKVPLYILNQLREVGREALTAAPKVQTPTLIIHGSKDDFIRPPSIKHLREIMTAPIRLESVNGPHSMTMPHNPALGDVLDLVVDFGNEILEDSAQG, encoded by the coding sequence GTGATCTGGGATTATGAAAACCTGCTGGCCAGAAGGTTGATCCTCTGGGCCATCTTGTGTGGTTTAATGGGTGCAGGGCTTTTGATTTTTGGTGAGCCGCTCTGGCAAGGCATTGGCCTGTCGGCTCTTAGCTGGGGGGTGATCGACGCACTCGTGGCGAGTACCATCCTGGAAAAGGTCCAAAACCACCTGGGGCAGCATTCCACGTTTCAACTCGAAGATGCGGAAGCCGTCCGCCTGCGCAAGATCCTGTGGCGCAGCAACGCCCTGGACGTGCTCTATGCCGCCGCCGGTACGGCACTTTTATTTATTCTCGACCCCGGCCTCCCCTTCTGGCACGGTTTTGGCTGGGGGGTGATCCTGCAAGGGGTGTTTCTGTTCGCCTTCGACCTTTACCACGCCCTCCACGTCCCCGACCCCCTGCAAATGCCCGCCCTGCCCTGGTTCACCGACCCGCGCCATGCCCCCTTCACATTGGAAGGCGGCCAGGCAGCGGCTATCCTGGTGCACGGCTTCCCCGGCACAGCGTTGGAGATTCGCCAAATTGGTGAGATGCTATATCAGGCGGGTTGGACGGTGCGCGGAGTGCGACTGCCCGGCTTTGGGCCGGAGCTGGTGGAACTCATTAACCACAATAATCGCGACTGGGTGGCATTCGTTAAAACGCAGGTGAGCGAGTTGAGAGCCTCCGGTCACAGCCCCATCCTGCTGGTCGGTTATTCCTTTGGCGGCGGGCTGGCATTGCAGGTTGCTGCGGAAACACCGGTTGATGGACTGGCCCTGTTGGCGCCATTTACCTGGCAGGAACCTCGCACCATGACCCCCATCCTCAATACCGCCCGCGCCCTTCTGCCGGTTGCCATTGACCCCTTCAAATTCGTACCCATCACTCATCCAATGATGATGGAAGAATTATTCCAGTATCTCCCGGAAATTGACCCGCATAATCCGGACCAGCAGGCGGAACTTCGCTTGATCAAGGTCCCGCTGTATATCCTGAATCAGCTCCGGGAAGTCGGCCGGGAAGCGCTGACCGCTGCGCCCAAGGTGCAGACGCCCACCTTGATCATTCACGGTTCAAAAGATGACTTTATCCGTCCGCCCTCCATCAAACACCTGCGCGAAATCATGACTGCACCCATCCGGCTGGAAAGTGTGAATGGACCGCACAGCATGACCATGCCGCACAATCCCGCGTTGGGGGATGTGCTGGATCTGGTTGTCGATTTTGGTAATGAAATTTTAGAAGACTCCGCTCAGGGCTGA
- a CDS encoding LysE family transporter, with protein sequence MLFPILLSAATIGFSAGVTPGPFQALLLSYAVKGGWKKALPAVFAPVVSDGPVILLVLLILNSVSAGFVRVLQIGGALFLLYLAWDSYRAYRDYTGVEELADAGGFQTLVKATAMNLISPGPWLFWSLINGPNLIEAWQVSPWWGVGYLGAFYGVFILTNIVLIVLFSFVRQMGDKVRRVLLLIAAVALAGFAVYQFLQGVGVT encoded by the coding sequence ATGTTATTTCCCATTCTCCTTTCCGCGGCCACCATCGGCTTTTCTGCGGGGGTCACCCCCGGGCCGTTTCAAGCGCTGCTTCTCTCCTATGCCGTCAAAGGCGGCTGGAAGAAAGCGCTGCCCGCGGTCTTCGCTCCTGTGGTCAGCGACGGGCCGGTGATCCTGCTGGTTCTGTTGATCCTCAACAGCGTCTCGGCTGGTTTTGTGCGGGTGCTGCAGATCGGTGGGGCGCTGTTCCTGCTCTATCTGGCCTGGGATTCCTACCGCGCCTATCGTGATTACACCGGTGTCGAGGAGCTGGCGGATGCAGGCGGATTTCAGACCCTGGTCAAGGCGACCGCCATGAACCTGATTTCGCCCGGTCCCTGGCTCTTTTGGAGCCTGATCAACGGACCAAACCTGATCGAAGCCTGGCAGGTCTCGCCCTGGTGGGGCGTAGGTTATCTGGGGGCGTTTTATGGTGTTTTCATCCTGACCAATATCGTGTTGATTGTCCTTTTTTCGTTTGTGCGCCAGATGGGGGACAAGGTGCGCCGGGTGTTACTGCTTATTGCGGCGGTTGCCCTGGCAGGGTTTGCGGTGTATCAGTTTCTGCAGGGTGTGGGCGTGACGTAG
- a CDS encoding 3'-5' exonuclease: MFPKASPKVVERAKQILAYDPVFIDTETTGFTHKDVVIEIGVVDLHGKTLYKSLFKPAIPIPPDSVAVHHITEEMVADAPSWKDAWEEMEPVLKGRLVGMYNAEFDLRMMKQTHERYWLDWPLDDRHFFCVMKLYAAFYGELSTRSRGYRLHKLEAAGAASGIPLPNSHRAVDDALLTAELFRYMANYS, encoded by the coding sequence ATGTTCCCAAAAGCCAGTCCCAAAGTCGTCGAACGAGCCAAACAGATTCTGGCTTATGATCCTGTGTTCATTGACACCGAGACCACCGGTTTCACGCACAAAGACGTGGTGATCGAGATCGGCGTGGTGGACCTGCACGGCAAGACGCTCTATAAATCACTCTTCAAACCGGCCATCCCGATTCCCCCTGATTCAGTAGCCGTGCATCACATCACCGAGGAAATGGTGGCGGATGCGCCTTCCTGGAAAGATGCCTGGGAAGAGATGGAGCCTGTTTTGAAAGGCCGGTTGGTGGGGATGTATAACGCCGAATTTGACCTGCGGATGATGAAGCAGACCCATGAACGCTACTGGCTGGATTGGCCGCTGGATGACAGGCATTTCTTTTGTGTGATGAAGCTCTATGCTGCCTTTTATGGCGAACTGAGCACGCGCAGCCGGGGCTACCGGCTGCATAAATTGGAGGCTGCCGGCGCAGCTAGCGGCATCCCACTGCCCAACTCTCACCGCGCGGTGGACGATGCCCTGCTCACGGCGGAACTCTTCCGCTATATGGCGAATTACAGTTAA
- the recJ gene encoding single-stranded-DNA-specific exonuclease RecJ — protein sequence MSNEAEYRPLPKRWRVHYPIPNDISQELSEFSPLLRQLLYNRGYQDAEAAAAFIEGRVPFDRDPFLLKGMEAAVERLHQAAVGGEKVVVYGDYDVDGVTSTALMVEFLTGLGVEVRPYIPDRFDEGYGLNDEAMRTLAGEGVALVITVDCGVRAVGEVDLANELGMDVIISDHHHPGSELPPAMAVIDPKQADDVYPEKYLAGVGLAYKLAQAYLAKYPVTGLDAEDWVDLVALGTVVDLAPLKGENRMLVRQGLAKIRKTPRQGLYSLAQVARVDLSKCNAGNLGFQLGPRLNAAGRLESAQIAFELLVTKSPFEAGQLAQQLDTVNSERQDMTAEIRELAAERVLTENPDAMLFFAADPRFNEGVVGLAASRLVESYYRPSIVAHMGEEFTVASCRSIPEFHITQALDQCADLLVRHGGHAAAAGFTVRNENVDALLEKMRKIVAEQLSEMELLPELIIDREIKLEGLAPQFVPGILEDLHKLEPTGRENPEPIFVSRNLTVRSARTVGREKSHLKLYLAAGNYSYDAIAFRQGYWMAEMPEKIDIAFRFEINEFNGRSTLQLNVKEIKAAE from the coding sequence ATGTCAAACGAAGCTGAATATCGCCCCCTGCCAAAACGCTGGCGGGTTCATTACCCAATACCCAATGACATTTCCCAGGAACTCAGTGAATTTTCGCCACTGCTGCGACAGCTGCTCTATAACCGCGGCTATCAGGACGCCGAAGCGGCGGCAGCGTTCATTGAGGGCCGGGTTCCCTTTGACCGGGACCCCTTCCTGCTGAAGGGGATGGAAGCGGCAGTGGAGCGGCTGCATCAGGCCGCGGTTGGCGGCGAGAAGGTTGTTGTTTATGGAGATTATGATGTGGATGGCGTCACCTCAACCGCACTGATGGTGGAATTCCTGACCGGGTTGGGCGTGGAAGTACGCCCGTATATTCCCGACCGGTTTGATGAGGGTTATGGTCTGAATGATGAGGCCATGCGCACGCTGGCGGGAGAAGGCGTTGCCCTGGTGATCACCGTGGACTGTGGTGTGCGGGCTGTGGGTGAGGTTGACCTGGCGAATGAGCTGGGGATGGATGTGATCATCAGTGACCATCACCATCCAGGCTCGGAACTTCCCCCGGCTATGGCAGTGATTGACCCCAAACAGGCTGATGATGTCTATCCAGAAAAATATCTGGCCGGGGTGGGTCTGGCTTATAAGCTGGCGCAGGCTTATCTGGCAAAGTATCCGGTGACGGGCCTGGACGCGGAGGATTGGGTGGATCTGGTGGCCCTGGGTACGGTGGTGGATTTGGCGCCGCTCAAGGGCGAGAACCGGATGCTCGTCCGGCAGGGCCTGGCCAAGATTCGCAAGACACCGCGCCAGGGACTTTATTCGCTGGCGCAGGTTGCCCGGGTGGATCTATCCAAATGTAATGCAGGTAACCTCGGTTTCCAGTTAGGACCGCGCCTGAACGCCGCGGGACGGCTGGAATCGGCACAGATTGCATTTGAGCTTTTGGTGACCAAAAGTCCGTTTGAGGCGGGTCAGCTAGCCCAGCAGTTGGACACGGTCAACAGCGAACGCCAGGATATGACCGCTGAAATCCGTGAGCTGGCCGCGGAGCGGGTTCTCACCGAGAACCCGGACGCGATGCTGTTCTTTGCGGCTGATCCCCGCTTTAATGAAGGCGTGGTTGGGTTGGCAGCTTCCCGGCTGGTGGAATCCTATTACCGCCCGTCAATTGTGGCGCATATGGGAGAGGAATTCACCGTGGCGTCCTGCCGCTCGATCCCCGAGTTCCACATCACCCAGGCGCTGGATCAATGTGCGGATTTGCTGGTCCGCCACGGTGGGCATGCGGCCGCTGCCGGTTTCACCGTACGGAATGAGAATGTGGATGCACTGCTGGAAAAGATGCGCAAAATCGTGGCAGAGCAGCTGAGCGAGATGGAGCTGCTGCCGGAGCTGATCATTGACCGCGAGATCAAGCTGGAAGGGCTCGCTCCGCAATTTGTCCCCGGAATATTGGAAGACCTGCATAAATTGGAACCCACCGGGCGAGAAAACCCCGAACCGATCTTTGTCTCCCGTAACCTGACCGTGCGCAGTGCGCGGACGGTGGGTCGTGAGAAAAGCCACCTTAAGCTGTACCTTGCGGCTGGAAATTATAGCTATGACGCGATCGCGTTCCGCCAGGGTTACTGGATGGCGGAGATGCCTGAGAAGATAGATATCGCCTTTCGCTTTGAAATTAATGAGTTCAACGGCCGCAGTACGCTGCAGCTGAATGTGAAGGAGATCAAGGCGGCGGAGTGA
- a CDS encoding S9 family peptidase, whose product MPIKYPPTRAEDYVEELHGVQVPDPYRWMEDLDSDELRQWIEAQNELTFDLLDSSPLREEIRQRMTTLWNYEKVSAPVKRAGRYFYFYNNGLQNQDVLYWMDSLEDEPKVLIDPNTLSEDGTVALSGAAVSPDGQYLAYGIADAGSDWQTWHVRRVDDVIDTDDLVEWVKFSGASWDGKSEGFFYSRYDAPEGEALKQANYFHKLYYHKLGTDQSEDKLIYDRPDQKGWLFWSHVSEDGHYLIINVSHGTAAENANFILDLTDSSSEVVELLPDFDAEYLFVGNDGPRLYFRTDRDAPQQRLVAIDLAHPEPADWVEIIPEAADKLEFVDYVGGRFICTYLHDAANEVKFFKPDGTPDGELALPGPGTVLGFGGRSDDTETFYKFSSFTTPGTVFHFDLATREVTVFRQPDLAFDPDDYVTEQVFYTSKDGTQIPLFISHRKDLVVNGDTPSYLYGYGGFNIPIPVSFSVPNLVWMERGGIFAQVQLRGGGEYGRAWHEGGMLHNKQNVFDDFIAAAEYLIDRGYTRKEKLVVGGRSNGGLLIGAVLTQRPDLFGVALPNVGVLDMLRFHKFTIGWAWVSDYGSPDEEAEFKTLLAYSPLHNIRQGVAYPPTMVMTGDHDDRVFPAHSFKFTAALQQAQAGEAPVVIRIETRAGHGAGKPTAKLIEEFADMWTFALMHMG is encoded by the coding sequence ATGCCTATCAAATATCCCCCCACCCGAGCAGAGGATTATGTTGAGGAACTGCACGGTGTGCAGGTGCCTGACCCATACCGCTGGATGGAAGACCTCGACAGCGACGAGCTTCGTCAGTGGATTGAGGCTCAGAACGAGTTGACATTTGATCTGTTGGATTCCTCGCCTCTGCGGGAGGAGATCCGTCAGAGGATGACGACGCTCTGGAATTATGAGAAGGTCTCTGCGCCGGTCAAACGTGCGGGTCGCTATTTCTACTTTTATAACAACGGGCTGCAAAACCAGGATGTGCTCTATTGGATGGACAGCCTGGAGGACGAGCCGAAGGTCCTGATTGACCCCAATACGCTCTCCGAGGACGGCACAGTGGCGCTTTCCGGTGCGGCTGTCAGTCCAGATGGTCAGTACCTGGCATACGGTATTGCCGACGCCGGTTCGGACTGGCAAACCTGGCATGTGCGCCGGGTGGATGATGTTATTGATACGGATGACCTGGTGGAATGGGTCAAATTCTCTGGCGCCAGCTGGGATGGCAAGAGCGAGGGCTTCTTCTACAGCCGTTACGACGCGCCAGAAGGTGAAGCGCTCAAGCAGGCCAATTATTTCCACAAACTCTATTATCACAAACTCGGAACGGACCAGTCTGAGGATAAATTGATCTATGATCGCCCTGATCAGAAGGGCTGGCTGTTTTGGAGCCATGTCAGTGAAGATGGGCATTATCTGATCATCAATGTCTCGCATGGGACCGCAGCTGAGAACGCCAATTTCATCCTTGACCTGACCGACTCTTCGAGTGAGGTGGTGGAATTGCTGCCTGATTTCGACGCGGAATATCTCTTTGTGGGCAATGACGGCCCCCGGCTCTATTTCCGCACTGATCGGGACGCCCCCCAGCAGCGTCTGGTAGCAATTGACCTGGCACATCCCGAACCTGCTGACTGGGTGGAGATCATCCCGGAAGCTGCGGATAAGCTGGAATTTGTGGACTATGTCGGCGGCCGTTTCATCTGCACCTACCTGCATGACGCGGCCAACGAGGTCAAGTTCTTCAAGCCGGACGGCACGCCCGATGGTGAATTGGCGCTGCCCGGGCCGGGTACTGTGCTGGGCTTTGGCGGGCGCAGTGATGACACCGAGACGTTCTATAAATTCTCATCCTTCACGACCCCTGGCACGGTTTTTCACTTTGATCTGGCCACTCGGGAAGTGACCGTTTTCCGTCAACCGGATCTGGCCTTTGACCCCGATGATTATGTTACGGAGCAGGTCTTTTACACAAGCAAGGATGGCACCCAGATCCCGTTGTTTATCAGTCACCGCAAGGATTTGGTGGTCAATGGCGACACGCCATCCTACCTCTATGGTTACGGTGGGTTCAATATCCCCATTCCCGTGTCTTTCAGCGTTCCGAACCTGGTCTGGATGGAGCGGGGCGGGATTTTTGCTCAGGTACAGTTGCGCGGGGGTGGCGAATATGGCCGGGCCTGGCATGAAGGCGGGATGCTGCATAACAAGCAGAATGTGTTTGATGATTTCATCGCCGCTGCGGAATATCTGATTGACCGGGGCTACACCCGCAAGGAGAAGCTCGTAGTGGGTGGGCGCAGCAATGGCGGCTTGTTGATTGGCGCCGTGCTGACCCAGCGGCCGGACCTCTTTGGTGTGGCGCTGCCTAATGTTGGTGTGCTGGATATGCTGCGTTTCCATAAATTCACCATCGGCTGGGCCTGGGTGTCGGATTATGGCTCACCGGATGAGGAAGCTGAATTCAAGACCCTGCTGGCCTATTCACCCCTGCATAATATCCGCCAAGGCGTGGCTTATCCACCGACAATGGTGATGACGGGGGACCATGACGACCGGGTCTTCCCGGCGCACAGCTTCAAATTCACGGCAGCGTTGCAGCAGGCTCAGGCCGGTGAAGCGCCTGTGGTGATCCGGATCGAGACCCGCGCGGGACATGGCGCAGGCAAACCGACAGCCAAACTGATTGAAGAGTTTGCCGATATGTGGACCTTTGCCCTGATGCACATGGGGTAG
- a CDS encoding endonuclease domain-containing protein: MRRNPTETEALLWEVLRKKQMDGFRFRRQHIIHTFIVDFYCPEAKLIIEIDGGIHAAQTEYDGFREEVLVQMGYGVIRFTNEQVMKKVSTVLEEIRIKLSE, encoded by the coding sequence ATGCGGAGGAATCCCACAGAGACTGAGGCCTTGTTATGGGAGGTCCTGCGAAAAAAGCAGATGGATGGTTTTCGATTCCGCAGGCAGCATATTATTCATACGTTTATCGTTGATTTTTACTGTCCAGAAGCGAAGTTGATTATTGAGATTGATGGGGGTATTCATGCAGCTCAAACCGAGTATGATGGATTCCGGGAAGAGGTATTGGTCCAGATGGGTTATGGTGTAATTCGATTCACGAATGAGCAGGTGATGAAAAAGGTCTCAACTGTTTTGGAGGAGATCAGGATAAAACTTTCGGAATAA
- a CDS encoding winged helix-turn-helix transcriptional regulator, which yields MMDTTKETTLVLNGEALTDEVILTMAESFKALADPTRLRILALLSEGECGVGDIADHLEVSPSAVSHQLRLLRSLDIVRYRKDGREVYYDLADDHVRDILGRTLEHILYE from the coding sequence ATGATGGACACGACGAAAGAGACAACACTGGTGCTGAATGGCGAAGCGCTGACCGACGAGGTCATTTTAACCATGGCGGAGAGCTTTAAAGCCCTGGCAGACCCCACCCGGCTGCGGATCCTCGCGCTGCTCTCCGAAGGGGAATGCGGCGTGGGTGATATTGCGGACCATTTGGAGGTTTCGCCGAGCGCAGTGTCGCACCAACTGCGGTTATTACGCAGTCTCGACATCGTGCGCTACCGCAAGGACGGCCGCGAGGTCTATTATGACCTGGCGGATGATCATGTCCGTGACATTCTGGGCCGTACGCTGGAACATATCCTTTACGAATGA
- the mgtE gene encoding magnesium transporter — protein sequence MVIKDLNSIDEVLELIRQAASEGNWDEVSTLLEKLRRSDQADVFSDLPPEQQQEIIPLLTPENTADILEELEDEDVAEIANRMETDRLVEIVDNMEPDEAADLLGDIPPEQAEEVLSQINDPEEVRLLLEHPDETAGGVMTSLDVMIEQDMTVDEAIWHLRHLSPDSEDIYYLFVQDKDGHLVGVVSLRQLVIAKPGTVIREIMDKDPISVNVGADQEEAARLMQRYDLLALPVVDEEHHLVGMITYDDLLDVLEDEATEDIYRLGGVPKEQPADVALSSAMKTRLPWLVLNLLTALISSTVLSVFENTIAQVAVIAAFFPIVAGVSGSAATQTLTVTVRGLALGDIAPKEGLKALGRELLLGLVNGISIGLIVAVIALIWKGTPLLGFVVGSATLLNMICAGIAGVLVPMLMHRLKFDPALASPILVTTMTDTLGYFFYLGLATLLIASLV from the coding sequence ATGGTAATCAAAGATCTCAACAGTATTGATGAAGTGCTCGAACTGATCCGTCAAGCGGCTTCGGAGGGTAACTGGGATGAAGTATCCACACTTCTCGAAAAGTTGAGACGTTCCGACCAGGCCGACGTTTTTTCTGATCTGCCTCCCGAGCAGCAGCAGGAAATTATCCCCTTACTGACACCTGAAAATACTGCAGACATCCTCGAAGAATTGGAGGATGAAGACGTAGCCGAGATCGCCAACCGGATGGAAACAGACCGGTTGGTGGAGATCGTTGATAACATGGAACCGGATGAGGCGGCTGACCTGCTGGGTGATATTCCCCCGGAGCAAGCCGAGGAAGTCCTTTCCCAGATCAATGACCCGGAAGAGGTCCGCTTGCTTTTGGAGCACCCGGATGAGACCGCCGGTGGTGTGATGACCTCTCTGGATGTCATGATTGAGCAGGATATGACCGTTGATGAGGCGATCTGGCATCTGCGGCATCTTTCTCCCGATTCAGAAGATATCTATTATCTTTTTGTGCAGGATAAAGACGGTCATCTGGTCGGCGTGGTTTCACTGCGCCAGCTGGTGATCGCCAAACCTGGCACGGTGATCCGAGAGATCATGGATAAGGACCCCATCTCGGTCAATGTAGGGGCCGACCAGGAAGAAGCAGCCCGTTTGATGCAGCGGTATGACTTGTTGGCTCTGCCTGTGGTCGATGAAGAGCATCATTTGGTCGGCATGATCACCTACGATGACTTGCTGGACGTCTTGGAAGACGAGGCCACCGAGGATATCTACCGTTTGGGTGGTGTTCCCAAGGAACAGCCTGCCGATGTCGCTCTGAGTTCAGCGATGAAGACCCGGCTGCCTTGGCTGGTGTTGAATTTACTGACTGCGCTGATCTCTTCGACCGTGTTGAGCGTCTTTGAAAACACGATCGCTCAGGTCGCGGTGATCGCGGCTTTCTTCCCGATCGTGGCAGGAGTCAGTGGCAGCGCGGCCACACAAACTCTGACCGTCACGGTACGCGGGCTGGCGTTGGGGGATATTGCCCCCAAGGAGGGTTTGAAGGCCCTCGGGCGTGAGCTGCTATTGGGACTGGTGAACGGTATCAGCATTGGCCTGATCGTGGCTGTGATTGCCTTAATCTGGAAGGGAACGCCGCTGCTGGGTTTCGTGGTGGGGAGCGCCACATTATTGAATATGATCTGCGCCGGGATAGCAGGCGTGCTGGTGCCGATGTTGATGCACCGGCTTAAATTTGACCCTGCCCTGGCCTCGCCGATTTTGGTGACGACCATGACCGACACTCTGGGCTATTTCTTCTACCTCGGTCTGGCAACTTTATTGATCGCGAGTTTGGTGTAG
- a CDS encoding cation-translocating P-type ATPase, translated as MNELNLKITGLDCVDCAKGLEGSVASLPGVEKVELSFFDGTLTVSGTVSEDDVRKMVTRLGYGVAAEEPRANAPAAEPNAVLGFWRYLLQSIETQLALIAGGVVLLSLLLSWLGLPSWVAVALQIGALILAGWPIARNGVMNLWINHTFNINFLMTLAGIGAVVIGEYAEAASLILLFDLAEALEGFTNERARGTLSNLKDLSPTHAIKLHGDHEYLVPVEELAIGDRILVRAGDRIPADGLIADGQSDINQAPITGESLPVWKDKGDEVFSGTVNGSGQLVVEVTRLTEDSTLNRIIQMVTEAQNRQSRSQKFIDKFAQYYTPAMVVLAVLMAVIPPLFFGEPFLNPADGTRGWLQRALVLLVISCPCALVISTPVTMVASLTRAAKEGVLFKGGIFMEQLSKVGAFAFDKTGTLTTGEPQVVESRDLGCIGDTACAACDDLVALAYALERHSTHPLAQAITAEAEKRHLLDRYPAAEGLTTRGGLGLEGRVNGQLMTIGSLRLFEAEHNIPTDVHQWVKQAESGGRTAMLLCDGDHVRGFLSVADTLRDDAQVVVRQLNDMHKHTVMLTGDNATVAAVMAQKVGLMDVRANLLPGDKQEAISALRAEYGSVAMVGDGINDAPALASADLGIAMGGSGSMQAMETADVVLMADDLGKLPFAIWLSRFANRLVRQNIVFSIAIKLLVMAIAFLGYAPLWMAVMADMGVSLLVTLNGLRALHFSVQP; from the coding sequence ATGAATGAGTTGAACTTAAAAATTACAGGTTTGGATTGTGTTGATTGCGCCAAGGGGCTGGAGGGGTCGGTAGCATCCCTGCCCGGTGTGGAAAAAGTAGAATTGTCCTTTTTTGATGGCACTTTGACCGTCAGCGGGACGGTTTCCGAGGATGATGTCCGTAAAATGGTCACCCGGCTGGGATACGGCGTGGCAGCGGAAGAACCGCGGGCGAATGCCCCGGCTGCGGAACCCAACGCGGTATTGGGGTTCTGGCGCTATCTGCTGCAAAGTATTGAGACCCAGCTTGCCCTGATCGCTGGCGGGGTGGTGTTGCTATCTCTGCTGCTGAGTTGGTTGGGCTTGCCATCCTGGGTGGCCGTGGCGCTTCAGATCGGTGCGTTGATTTTGGCTGGCTGGCCAATTGCCCGCAACGGGGTGATGAACCTGTGGATCAACCACACCTTCAATATTAATTTCCTGATGACACTGGCCGGGATCGGCGCGGTGGTGATCGGTGAATATGCTGAAGCCGCCTCCCTGATCCTGCTCTTTGATCTGGCGGAGGCTTTGGAAGGCTTCACCAATGAGCGCGCCCGCGGCACGCTCTCCAACTTAAAGGACCTTTCCCCGACTCATGCCATCAAGCTGCATGGCGACCATGAATACCTTGTGCCGGTGGAAGAATTGGCGATCGGTGACCGGATTCTGGTGCGCGCAGGAGACCGTATTCCGGCTGATGGCCTAATTGCAGATGGGCAGAGTGACATCAACCAGGCACCGATCACGGGCGAGAGCCTGCCAGTCTGGAAGGACAAAGGGGATGAGGTCTTTAGCGGCACGGTGAACGGCAGCGGTCAGCTCGTGGTGGAAGTGACCCGGCTGACCGAGGACAGCACCCTCAACCGGATCATCCAGATGGTGACAGAAGCCCAAAACCGGCAATCCCGCAGCCAGAAGTTCATTGATAAATTTGCGCAATATTACACCCCGGCGATGGTGGTCCTGGCGGTGTTGATGGCCGTGATCCCACCGCTCTTCTTTGGCGAACCTTTCCTCAATCCGGCGGATGGCACCCGCGGCTGGCTGCAGCGGGCCTTGGTCCTGCTGGTGATCAGCTGCCCCTGTGCCCTGGTGATTTCCACCCCCGTGACGATGGTGGCCAGCCTCACCCGCGCGGCCAAGGAAGGCGTGCTCTTTAAGGGCGGGATCTTCATGGAACAACTCTCGAAAGTTGGGGCCTTTGCTTTTGATAAAACCGGCACCCTGACCACCGGTGAGCCGCAGGTGGTGGAGAGTCGTGATCTGGGCTGCATCGGCGATACCGCCTGTGCGGCATGTGATGATCTGGTGGCGTTAGCCTATGCCCTCGAGCGTCACAGCACTCACCCCCTGGCCCAGGCGATCACGGCAGAGGCAGAGAAACGCCATTTACTGGATCGCTATCCAGCTGCGGAGGGGTTGACGACCCGCGGCGGCCTGGGACTGGAAGGACGGGTCAATGGCCAGTTGATGACCATTGGCAGTCTGCGACTTTTTGAAGCTGAACATAATATCCCCACTGATGTCCACCAGTGGGTGAAACAGGCCGAATCCGGCGGGCGCACGGCCATGCTGCTTTGTGATGGTGACCATGTGCGCGGTTTCCTGTCCGTGGCTGATACCCTGCGAGATGACGCTCAGGTGGTGGTACGCCAACTGAATGACATGCATAAACATACCGTGATGCTCACCGGAGATAACGCCACGGTGGCCGCGGTGATGGCGCAGAAGGTCGGTTTGATGGATGTCCGTGCGAATCTGCTGCCGGGCGATAAGCAGGAAGCGATCTCGGCGCTGCGGGCGGAATATGGTTCGGTGGCGATGGTGGGGGATGGGATCAATGATGCCCCTGCGCTGGCCTCAGCGGACCTGGGGATTGCGATGGGCGGTAGCGGTAGTATGCAGGCAATGGAAACCGCCGATGTGGTGCTGATGGCCGATGACCTCGGCAAACTGCCTTTTGCCATTTGGTTGTCGCGGTTTGCAAACCGGCTGGTACGCCAGAACATTGTTTTCAGTATTGCGATTAAACTGCTGGTGATGGCGATCGCTTTTCTGGGCTATGCACCGCTTTGGATGGCGGTGATGGCGGATATGGGCGTCTCGCTGCTGGTGACTCTCAACGGTCTGCGGGCTTTGCACTTCAGCGTTCAGCCCTGA